Part of the Zygotorulaspora mrakii chromosome 2, complete sequence genome, AACTGGCTCACCTTCAACAGCAATCGAGATCCAAGCCTTTGGTAAAGTATCATCTCTCAATCTCACTTCCGAACCTAAAAAGCTTGATGGCGCTTTTGGATAAAGTTTTGAACCCGATTGTAAAGagatttgtttttcaacagaTTTGACCAATTCGTCATGTTCCAAATTACCAGAACCAACCACGACAGCATTGGCAGAGGAAAAATGTTGTTTGGCAAAAGCTTCGAGATCAGATTTAACCAAAGTTTCCAAAGTTTCCGTAGTACCTCTGGTTGGCAAAGACAATGGAGTGTTTTGGAAAGCAGTTGCATGTAAATGCTCCATTACACGGATAGCATGGTCGTTCGTTTCAAATTGTCCAACATTTCTCAAGACTATGCTTTTTGTagtttcaaaacttttgtcAGACAACGGAGCAGAAATTTTAGATTGCAAGAAATCTAAAGATTTAGCAACCTTACCAGGGGTCGAATTAACGATGTATGACTGATAGTCTCTGCCAACAGCTGATTCCAGCGAGAATcccaatttttcagcttcagCTAAATTGCCAGAGCTTGTGAAAGCACTCGACAAAATATTCGAGACACCATTGTTGTAAGGATTTTCGGCTGTGGACCCAGACCCAAACACAATACCGACCGAACTGGTCAAAGATGCCGCGTTTGGTTTAGTCGCAACAACGATACCGTTGGAGAGCTCTGTAATTTGGGCTTTGGGAGCTGCTTGAGTAGCGATAGAtcttttcagcaattgAGAAACGGATCTCAAATTCGAAGTTCTCAACATCGTGCGTAGGAAAAAGACTGTGTTGTATCTAATCACTCTTGATTTGGATCTCAAAGACGATTCTCAGAACCAATAGATTCAGTGGCAAGAGACGGAAtaatattcaaaaggagTCTTGGATCCCCAGTCGAATTGATATAGCGAGAAAACCGTGCAATACCGTTCCAACTGGATGAATATAATAAGAGCAGTTTATTAAAGACCGATATCAACGCCAGAGCTGAACAGCAGCACCGTAATAGTGCGAAAAGCCCAAACAGagaaaaaactgaaatttgTTAGCACAGAATCATGTCCTACGACCGCGTCGCAATGGACAACTCTTATTGGTCAAAGGGGAAAACTTGGAAAAGGGACCACACCGCACGGGTCACGTGTCTGTCACGTGCTCAGCACGTGACATCGTGCCCTCGCAGGTCTCGTGTTGCAGCCGCCTGAATCGCCTGAGCACATGGCCCTTTTTAGCCGCCGAAATTTGCCAGCCGGCGCGGTCCCGGAGCCCGCTGCTTACGTCCGACGGAACGCGGAGCACCGTGGAACGTGATCTCGCGCAGATCCTGCGTCACGCAGATCCCACTCGTTTATGTCCGCTCTCCGCCTGGAAACTGCTCAGCGGCTACAATGTGTAGACACATCAGCTCTCAGTGACGGGTAATAACGATCGTGGTTGCACCCCAGGCGGCAACCTGTGATCAGATCAAGGAGTGCTTGCTTGCCTTGCCAATCTGCCACTGCTGTGCCACCTCTACCCTCCCGGACGGTCGTCATTTTCGGCCATCACAAATAAGAGCGGCTATAAACACAACAGAACATACGACGCCGGAACACCAGCATGGCGACACCGCGTTGCAAGAATTCCATCCCTTTCCACTCACCCAGGCTGAACAGGCGGCATACCCACGACGTACGTGCGGCAAAACAGCAGGATGATCCACGTCCGTGCACGTCCGTAACCGAGCTGTAACCTGTGTTTGTCATGCTGCAACGGTTTCGTTTTTCTAATACCCGTTCAGCAACttttgcttcatttttGCTTGAATCGCAATCGGCCGCGGAATCGGCTTTTTCTTCCGTGGGCGGAATCCCGCTTTCCGTAATACGCGCAAAGGAGAGAGCAGCCCGAACCACGCGATGCGCGCGGTTCGGAGTGCGTTGACTAATAGAACATGCAAAAAAGAACAActgaacaaaaaagaacttttgtttccttcaaaatgatCGAAATGCGCTCTTGGGCAGAAACGAGACGGATCACCTCGGAAATACGCATTTTATGACTAAAAGACTCTCACGTAATGTGATCGGTTCGTGTAGGATACATTTTCTACTAATATCGTATTTAAGTAAGttgttttcaattccaaATAGGCTCAGTCCGGTGGGTTCGGTTGATCAGCCAGCAGTCTGAAAAGTACTACACAAACGGATTAAAATATTGACGATCTTACTAGAAGCGATGAGCGCGACAGTGTCTATTTCGCAACAATACCTGCTCGCCAGCAAGGCGAGAGCTAAATTGATGAGATGTGCGGCTACGGATAGCAACAAGGACTACAACCTGAGGGTGCTAGTAGGCCATGCAAATCTGCTGGACAGGGTGATGGAAAGTGTTGATTCTTACAATACCAGGATTACAAAGAGTTCGATGTGCCAGGGTCATTCTGTACGTTCGCGTTCGGACTCAGGCCACAATGATGGAAGAACGCAGGTGGATTATTTTTCGAgcgatgacgatgatgacgactactcgtcatcatcttcgGATAGTGAGTACGACGACGATGATGACAGCTCGGCGTCCGATTCCGATTGTCGCGAGGATGAGTACGATTTCAGTCAGCCTCCCAAGTACATCCACTCCTCTAGCGCTACGCGACCACAACAGCCGGCTGTGTCGGTGGTGACGGTGACCATCGACCAGTGCTTGGACGACAAAGATTACGATGATTACAACAGCGACACAGACAGTGACTCGGAAGGGTCTCCCATATCGTCAAACATGGAACAGGATCTGTCGATGATGCCGCTCACTTTGCAAGCGAAGGTAGCGCACGAACATCCTCGCCACTACCACATCTTGCACACTTCATTGGACAATCACGAATTGGGCGAGGTTACGCCCATTCAAGTATGAGGAGTGTTGACAGCACACTCTATGACATTTACGATTTAATGACGTACGACTTAATGACCGATTTCACctaatgataataatattcCTTACCCCACCACATCTGCGTTTGTACTGAActttatagtttttttATGCAGTTCCtaatttttctcttttttcgtTATTCTTATCAGTTTTCCGCTATTACCTTGGTTTTGTCAACTTTCAGGGCGGTTCGGTTCTCTTATCCCGATTGATGCTGGCAATGTACGAAATACTCCAAAGATATttatgtatatataaaaaCAGACGCAGATGCCACCGCATTGCGAAGACCCTTTCTGGTTAAATAGAGGATCCAAACGTGTGTATCTGGACGCTTATGGAGGAAAAAAGTGATCTATCTCCACTAGATGGAAAGCCGTATCGCAAAGATGAGGGAAAAAAGTTAGTGCTTGTGAAGATGGCATTGCTTGCGGCAATCCTTTTTCTGGTCCATACATTTTTCTGCCAGACGTTGAATAGTCACAACTACAGCGGCGAGGTGGAACTGTTCAAATGCCAAGAATTTGAGAGCGTATTTGGAGCCTCGGCGGAaaacatttcaaatattaTCTTTAATGAAAAGTTGCAGAATGAGACTATGACAAAGTTAGCAAATGCAGTTCGAGTTCCGACTGAAATTTATGATACATTCCCTAATCCACAGGATGAAGCTGAATACGCTGGATGGCAACCATTTATTAAATTGCACAAACAGCttgcaaaagattttcCTCTTGTTTGGTCCAAATGTAAAATCGAACATGTGAACCATTACGCACTTTTAATCACCTGGGAAGGCTCGAACAATGACTTAAAACCAGCATTATTTGCAGCACATCAGGACGTCGTCCCGGTGGACAGAAAGACGTGGGGCTCCTGGAAACATGAGCCATTCGGTGGAGAATGGGATGGTCAATTCTTGTGGGGCCGTGGTTCTTTTGATGACAAAAACATGTTAATTGGAATTTTACAAGCTTTCGAATATATTATACAAAATGAACCTGATTTCAACCCAGAACGCAGTCTCCTTCTTGCCAGTGGCTTCGATGAAGAAGCATCTGGAGTTTACGGTGCTAGATACCTGAGTGATGTTCTTGTTGAAAGATATGGCCACGACGGTATTTATTCTATTATTGATGAAGGTGTTGTCGGTATTAAAGAAGTGGAAGGTGTCCTAATTGCAGCACCAGGTACAGGAGAAAAGGGTTTCATCAATTTAGTATTCGACATTCGTACACCTGGCGGTCATTCATCTGTACCACCAGATCATACTTCTATCGGTGTCGCAGCCAGTATTATTCATGATATTGAGggtgaaaaatttcctgCTCAATTTACTCCAGAGAATCCTGTCACTCAGTATTATCAATGTATCGCTCAGTATTCTGAAACAATGGAAAATGACGTCAAAATTGACTTCTTAAAGGCAatggatgatgaaaaggCAAATAAAAGGGTCTTGGATTACCTCTTTGAGCATGGTGGTAAGAAAACTGAATATCTATTTCGTTCTACTCAAGcatttgatattattaATGGTGGAATTAAAGCTAATGCGTTACCAGAAAGTGTCtcatttttgttgaatTCAAGGGTATCAATAGAATCAAACGTGAACAAAACccttgaaaagttttctgAAAGTTCTTGCAACGTTGCTAAAGAATATGGTTTGGGTTGTATACTGGATGGTGAAGTGATATTAGAATCTACCAATAAGGGGACCGTCTATATGGATGTACAAAGAACATTAGAGCCTGCACCAGTTTCACCAAATAATGAAGTTTGGAGAGAATTTGCCGGCTCAATTAAAGGATTTTACGAAAGTGTTGTGTtcccaaaaaaatttggtgaTGAGCAGAAATCTTTAGTAGTAGCGCCATCAATTATGACTGCGAACACTGATACTTGTCACTACTGGAGGtcctcaaaaaatatttaccGTTATCAACCAGGTTTTGCAATGGATGACACCTTGAGCACGATTCACTCCGTAAATGAACATGTCGATGCCGAGACCGTCATGCATGTTGTCGGTTTCATATATAACTACATTCATTTGGTGAATAAACTGTAGTCgcagaaaaaataaaagaaactGAGACATTTCACAAATAATTTAGCGAACATGTCAAAACAGACATGAATATGGTTCTTGGCTTCTGTTTATTTTAAAAGCTCCATCAGTTTGTCAACACAGGGTGTTTCACGAAACGAAAAAATCAATCGCATCGATGAGAAATATGTTCCCTCTTTTAAATGAAACTATGTACACTATCATGGTTTCCGCAGAGTGCCCATTCTCTTCTCCGATGACGCATTTTTTCTGTTtaatatttatattttttcaagaaactGACGATATAATAGAATTGTCGTTGCGATAcaaaaacataaaaaatgcaacatgaaaaaaataaaaagggTTGAGACAAATATAACTGATATAACATGATTCAGTAgatatgaaattgaaaagcataaatgaagaaaatgacaataTATCCCCAAGCTAGGGAAATTACGTAAGATAATAATACAAGCCTTCTAAGCAAATTTCGGTTCTTGATAAGAAagagaattgaaatttttctcaaattgtTCTCTTTCATAAGCAAAGTCCTCCACTTCTACCCATTCTTCTAGCCATACCTTATCGGTAATTTTTGGATTACCGGGAATACCATTCACGGGGAAGAAATAAACTAGGGTGACATAGGTTATAGCCGAGATCAAATAGCCGACAAAATAGTTGAGATAATAAACTCGCATAGCTCCAATTGGGACGCTGAGACCAACCGAACCTAAAAATCCGGGAAAGTTTGGTACAATACCAATAACATAGGAAACAACAGCTCTCCAGTTTGTACCATATCTATTGTACATGTAAAATGTCCCGGGTAAATTTGAATAGCAGTGATAAATGTTAACGTAGCCTTTACGAACAATGTAGTAATCAGCAAAGATAACACCGGCAATGGCAGATAAAAAGACCGCATAAGCGCTCAATGCAGTAGTGAATTTTGATGAGGATGCTAGTAAATTCCATGGGCAGATAGCCAAAGAAATGCAGGCACAAATAAAAGCACCACGTCtaatattgatgaattttggTAAAATTGCCGTCATATCAGT contains:
- the ECM13 gene encoding Ecm13p (similar to Saccharomyces cerevisiae ECM13 (YBL043W) and YJR115W; ancestral locus Anc_7.483) yields the protein MSATVSISQQYLLASKARAKLMRCAATDSNKDYNLRVLVGHANLLDRVMESVDSYNTRITKSSMCQGHSVRSRSDSGHNDGRTQVDYFSSDDDDDDYSSSSSDSEYDDDDDSSASDSDCREDEYDFSQPPKYIHSSSATRPQQPAVSVVTVTIDQCLDDKDYDDYNSDTDSDSEGSPISSNMEQDLSMMPLTLQAKVAHEHPRHYHILHTSLDNHELGEVTPIQV
- the COR1 gene encoding ubiquinol--cytochrome-c reductase subunit COR1 (similar to Saccharomyces cerevisiae COR1 (YBL045C); ancestral locus Anc_7.484); this translates as MLRTSNLRSVSQLLKRSIATQAAPKAQITELSNGIVVATKPNAASLTSSVGIVFGSGSTAENPYNNGVSNILSSAFTSSGNLAEAEKLGFSLESAVGRDYQSYIVNSTPGKVAKSLDFLQSKISAPLSDKSFETTKSIVLRNVGQFETNDHAIRVMEHLHATAFQNTPLSLPTRGTTETLETLVKSDLEAFAKQHFSSANAVVVGSGNLEHDELVKSVEKQISLQSGSKLYPKAPSSFLGSEVRLRDDTLPKAWISIAVEGEPVTSPDFFTAQLAAQIFGTYNSFEPSSRLQGTKLIDEVQEYQICDSFNHFSLSYQDAGLWGFSTVTSNITSIDDLVHFTLKQWNRLTTSITETEVSRAKALLKLKLASEATDNSSIATHLGVATLAKFPQLDYNEVFAKINGLTVKDVKQWAGKRLWDQDIAISGSGQIEGLLDYARIRNDMSMMRW
- a CDS encoding M20 family metallopeptidase (ancestral locus Anc_7.482) — encoded protein: MEEKSDLSPLDGKPYRKDEGKKLVLVKMALLAAILFLVHTFFCQTLNSHNYSGEVELFKCQEFESVFGASAENISNIIFNEKLQNETMTKLANAVRVPTEIYDTFPNPQDEAEYAGWQPFIKLHKQLAKDFPLVWSKCKIEHVNHYALLITWEGSNNDLKPALFAAHQDVVPVDRKTWGSWKHEPFGGEWDGQFLWGRGSFDDKNMLIGILQAFEYIIQNEPDFNPERSLLLASGFDEEASGVYGARYLSDVLVERYGHDGIYSIIDEGVVGIKEVEGVLIAAPGTGEKGFINLVFDIRTPGGHSSVPPDHTSIGVAASIIHDIEGEKFPAQFTPENPVTQYYQCIAQYSETMENDVKIDFLKAMDDEKANKRVLDYLFEHGGKKTEYLFRSTQAFDIINGGIKANALPESVSFLLNSRVSIESNVNKTLEKFSESSCNVAKEYGLGCILDGEVILESTNKGTVYMDVQRTLEPAPVSPNNEVWREFAGSIKGFYESVVFPKKFGDEQKSLVVAPSIMTANTDTCHYWRSSKNIYRYQPGFAMDDTLSTIHSVNEHVDAETVMHVVGFIYNYIHLVNKL